AATTTTAACGAGAGGCTCTTTAATTTGTGCCATCATTTCACAGATTTTGATTTactaccactttttttttttttcctttttattggataagaatttttatttttttttgcttggacCAGATTGGATTAGCTGATTTGATATGGTTTTTGAgattatcaattcaattcttgaTTCCTAAAAATAGAATTACTATTCAGACAGTCCGATTCCTGGTTTAAAGGGGGAATCGGACAGACTGAAtatgcttattttattttattatttcttaaaaaaatgtGAAGTAAACACTTCGTTGATCTAGTCCCAAGtaatggaaaaaaaagtaatgggaaaaaaataagttattgGTTCCATTAGACTGGACCGAACTATCGGTGTGGTCCGATTCCCTATCCTAGGACTAACCGATTCGCtcccaatttcaatttttaggaaCTAGGAATCAATCATCCCTACTCCCAATCAATTAAAAGCCGACAAGTAATGGCACGTGCACTTGAAATTAGCCTCGTTGACGTAGGTTAAAAACATTAATAATTACTTTACTGGAAATTTTAATAAGAGTCTGGTAAATTTGTGCCATCATTTCTCAGCTTTTGGTTCACCGACACCttctcatattttattttttccctttctgaTGGAGaagatttttgttttgtttttttttttgtgtgatttttATCCAATTATTATTCGATTATAGGGTCTTATTGACAACTGTCCTTAAGGGACTAATTAGTTTAactagaatttaaaaaaaataacacttTTTGAGGTGTTTCGAAAACTGAAGAATTACATCATTAAGGAAGCTCCCACTTACTTGAAACAGAAAATTAGGGCTAACGAGTGGCGGGCACTTAGAGCACTCTTTAATCTTTTCCTTTCAGaccgacccccaaaaaaaacaaaaaaatcttttcctttcacAAGAAGTCTAACTCAAATTGGCCTTGGTTGGATCCAAAGTCCAAGCTAGCTGGCCACGGACACTTCTGCACGTCCAAAAGTGATGCTTTATTAGGTTCTTTGTGCTTTAAGGAGTGCCTTATGCTTTTGTggggaaaaaggcaaaaataacTCACAagcttttttcatttttatcttcCTAAAATCAGATGCCTCTTTTCCTTTCCCCCGCTTTTCTGCTGGTCTTCCCTTTTCTAGGTGCAATCAAAAGATGGATCAATGAGAAGATATCGTGGATGGAAAAGACGCATCAAATAATTCACCTCGAAGCGATGCCGGCGAGACACCTGGTTTCAACAAACATTCTCCacaggcaaaaagaaaaaaaaaggaaacagagaAGACAATAGAAGAATGCAATTGAAACGAATCAAGGAAAGCATCCTCACTCCCCATCATATGGTTTCTTGCCTTTTAACGCCTTGAATAACAATAAGAAAACCCTCCATTGCCCCATGTTATATCTTCAAGCAATGTGAAAGATCATGTACACGAGCTGCCGACATCGATTTCTTAGCACAACAGCAGATCAAGAACTAAACGACCCAACTAAAAGTATTCCCAGACACCATTACTTACCATCATGAGCACTCCATCCTACTATTAGCAATTATCTGCCAGCAATACATGGCACAGCGGCACTTGCATGAATTTTAGTTCAGAAGAATGAGAACGTATCCAACAAATTAACATGACTCCAGCAAAACTgacaattttctccaaaaccGTAAGAAAAAAACCCAAGAGTTTAGACTATCAAACGACATCAGACAAATTCATGAGTCATATTCCAATGAACGGAAAACCCAGGAAGGAGTCGAAGTAGAATGTCTCACTACCACGTATATCACAGGCCATATCTCATTACATGCCAATTTGATCACTGGTCATCCTCCTTTAGCTTGAGAAATAAATTGTAACAAAGTAAACTGATATGCACTCAACAACTCATTGGATTAGAGTAGATTCAGTCCTTATTTTGGCCAGGGAAAAAACTATACATATAAGACGTAAACACTACAAGAAAAGGCTGAATACAAAGAAAGCATCAAGAAATACTATCAAAACTTTCCTCTCAAGATGAGATAAGTACCTAATGGCTATTGATCCTCCACCCAGATCAAACATACTATGGACAAAGACCTCTATGCTCCGCCTTTTCAGTAGATATTTTCAGTAGATATCTCTTTTCTCTACCACATCAAAAAGGGTAACGAGAAATGCTCGATAGCTATGGCCTCATTCAGGTAATTTCAGGCGATTGAATAAGACAAGGAAACTCCGCTCAGGTACCACATAAAGGAATCCAAGATCAGCTCCCTTCAAGTATGGACCCATGCCCTATAATTTGAAATCAGAACAAGAAAACATATACCTGACATAAATGACCTGTTATACACAATTTGTGCCAACAGACGATCTTGGAAACGGTGTTACCTTGCCATTTAATTGAAGAAGCTCACCATCAACCCATTTTGGGTTGCGAAATCCGAACTCTGCTATCCTTCCTTGACCTTTGTAACTTGCAACCTAAAAGAAAAGCATTCCATGGTTTAATATATCTACCCATCACGGACATAATGCAAAGAAACATCAAAAGGTCTTCGCAATCCAGTGTGGAGGGGAACCATGCACAAAATCTGGCAATTTTCTGGCACCTATACTGACCAGAAATGATATCAaagcaagaaaaatgaaatatcttcATGTTGTTTGTTGAGATGCTAAAATTGTCATTTCAAGTACACTAGACAAAGGTGTGGACGGAAACTTTATGCTCAGAATTTAGCAGCAGCTAGAAACAAAGAATTGTATTACTGTACCATCTAGTGAAATTACAGAGAAGAAACCCAAGACAATTTACACAGTACCCCTTGAAAAAGAAGCAATCTAAAACATCAGGATGCACATCCtcaactagagagagagagagagagagagagattaccaCGCCTAATTCATCTGGGAACATCCCTCGATTAGAAGTTCGTCCCCGTTTCCCAATTTTGGCACGAAATGTAACCTATACAATCATACTTTTGGTTAGCTCAAAGTTAGATGCATCCTCGCATAATATATAGATACAAACAAGTAAATACATAATCCTTTGTGATCATCCCAAAGACATGAATATAAAAGACCTGGCCAGCAGGAACATTGAGATCCCCAGTCAACTTCACTGCTTCAACATATTCAAAGAATTCCACCTCCGATGAACCATTATCGGAGCCATTCCATTGTCCGAACTTGCGTCTCAGTTGAACCACTTCAGTACCATAAGGGCCAAATGCACCAACATATAAGCCTAGATTTTATCAAGCAAATGTCCTTTAATGCCAGGTTTCTCatagtaaaaagaagaagaggacaagagagaaagggaaaatcGATAATCTAAAGCGTACCATCAAAGGGATCTAAATCGCCTTTGGAAGTGGTGATTCGACTGAAATTTGTAAATTCAGATAGTTTATTCCTTTTCTCTGCCTGAGTAACTGCGAGTTTGACGATTTCCCGAACATCTCTTGAAACCTACAACAAGAGAAAGTTCATAGTGATGGAATGTTTGAAACATGAGTACAGATAatggaaacaaaatcaattttttcatgCACCTATATTTGAAAAGTATAAGACGCATGCATGGCTGTAATACCATAGTATTCTGTTTTATGTGAAAGCCAATCATATTCAGAAACTGAATTCAAGTATTTTCATTCTCCATGACCAGAGCACAAAGACACTGAACAGAAGTAAATATACTGCTGTTGATCAAATTTCTTTGGCAAcatttgtgtgtgtgtttttttttttttttttggtaaggtaagtaTTATAATGATTTTAACCAACAAATGTACAAAAAAGGACAAGGCACCAAAAGCTTACACTCATAGAGACTGACAACATTTGTGTTTATTCAGCTAAATACAACTTTTCTGCTAACTAAGAGGTTTCTTTAGAATATTATCTGGAACAAAAATTACTGTAGAGTATGGGAAATTTCAAATGTTCTGATGTATACTCTTTTAATCCTAAATTCTAAGATCAAAGCTCTAATCCTTAATCTCACCTTCGGCGAAACTTTGTCTGCAGCCCAGAATGCCTTTGCAACATCAGGGGGCATCAATTCAGATACACCTTGAGCTGCTATTGCTGCAACTTTCAATTTGGATACTTTGTTATTTCCACCATCATGCCCAAGGCCTTTACTAGGAACATGTAGCATGAAAGAATCTCTTTCTATATCCTTTAATTCTGCTGGAAGACGTGTAAACTCATCCTTTGAAGGTGTGTCCTCATTATGCACTACCCCACCAATAAAAAACTTCATATCCAGATCTTTTTCATCCTCTTTGACACTGCTATCTTCACCTAAACTGATTTCATCAGACTGGAAATTTTCCACAtcaccatcttcatcttctgaaTTCTCCAAAGGAACTGCTTCTTCATCATCGTCCTGCATTAACTGCTTGACGGAATCGCTGTCCTCAATAACTTCCTCAGCTACATCAACATTCATAACTTTCACTTTCAGTCCAGGAATTCTatctttcaaaaagtttatTACACTTTTTATCCCTTCCTCAGTCGCTCCTTCAATATTCAGGCCCTTGTCATCATTCGTCTCGGTCTTCAACTCATTTTCTTGTACATCTGCAACTGATGTTTCATCAACTTTAGAAGATTGGCTTTTTGAGGATTTTGATGAGGAGCTTGTGGAGGCCACCGAGTTCCCTTTGGTTCGATGCAAATACACTACCTAACAACATTGTGACATCAGAAGCATTTCGCAAAAACTTCAACAGAACTAGGGGAATCACAAAGTAGCAGTTTTCACTTACTTTACAATGCAGCTAGAATGATTTTGGGGTAGAAAatactagaaaaatattttaggatAATAGAAACAAGTAACTCAGTCTGCAACTCTAAGATATCACCAAGGGTCCACAtgtaaggaaagaaaaatacgaGGACTTAAGAACAATGTCCATGTTCACTTGAATGTACCGATTTGTACTACCAGAAACAAGGTGGGCTTATGTAGAAGATTCGCATCTCAGAGAAACTGAACTTCAATTATGTATCAGTACAAAAGAACTACCAAAAGTCATGCAAGGTTGCCATCATGTCAAAGTAATCGAAAAGCGTAATCACACTTGTACGGCCAGTTATAGAGGCTCAAGGCACAAATATTTGAAGCTTAAGTACCAAGATAAATCAGCAGCACATCACCTGCATTTGATATGTATCGTCAGTATCTTTGacaacaaaaatttcaaatattggAGTTCCAGGAGATGCAGTGACCAACTGCCTGcaacaaaaatattaatcacCACCCAGTCCAGATGAATGCTGCATAAACTATAGTCAGAAGAAATTAACCTCGAACTGTAACTTCTTCCAACAAATCTGCCCACACTGGGAGTTATGCGTATAAGTCGGCCAAAGGGATCATTAGAGTCTTTTGAGCAACCAACCCACCAGCCCACCTGCCAAAAACAGGCGGTGAAATTGTTAGTGGAATTCAAAATAGTTCAGCATAGCTGCAACCTTCGCAGTTCTTCATTCTACCTGTTTAAGGAAATAGGTGTGGCAATACGAACAGACAATTAACTAATTAACTCCACTACATTCTTCAAAGGATAGGACATGTCACTGTAATTCGACTGCTGACAACATGAAAAGCGTATTACTAACTTGATGACCAATAATGcatcaaatataaaattaattcagGATAAACAACAATGACATGATGGCCCACGACAAACATTGGCACCTGGCAAAATGTCGATATCATGGAAAGGGATCAAAACAATGGAATAGTAAATTCTTTCATACTGCAAATCCTACTGTTTCAGCAGAACGGCCTTCCTTTTACAAAGGCCCTCTGCATAGTATTTAATGATAGTTTAGAAGAACTTGAaccaaaatcaaattgagaCATAATACCCTATGACATGAACACAAAGAAGTACATGAAAATAAGACAATCGTAAACGCAACCAAACAGGAATAAGACAACCAAAACTGAGTTATGTTGGGCCTCAGACAGAATTCAAAAGGAGTAAAGAtcataaaagaattttaaaGGGTACTCAACAACCAAAAAGATAACATTGTCAtaagaatcaaataaacatGGAAAACAGGAAGATAAAGATGAACAAAGTAATGTCATAAAGATGATGAAAGTTACCAGCCCGCTTCCCGTATGTTTACATAACCTTGAAGCCTCATGATAACGCTCTTCCTCTATTGCATTCTGCATGTAAACAGGAGATTAACTAAAAGGCGGACTGGTTAATGAACTAGCAAATGCTTCTAGCAAACATAGAAGTGGCCGAACCTTCAACTGAGCCATGATGTCAGCAACAGCATCCTTCGATGTAGCTTCAGCAATAGCCATCTTTAGTTTTGCAGCCTCATGGAAGTCTTCCTTCTCGATCGCTTCTTCCAGTTGGAACTGTAAACCATGATATTAGCACcacgaagaggaagaagattcaagaaaTTTCAATATTACATCATTTTGAGCTTTTTGCAGGGGAGACTGGAGTGACTGAATAAATGCCAAatccacaaaataaaaatttaactaACAGTCTTCCTAAGGACTATACAATTCGTGCCAATTAGCATTCTTCAGCAGTATAAGACATCGCCCAATGATATTTGGataaaagaaagcaataaaCATCACCTACATCAATCTAGAAAGAAAGGCACTTCTGGTTTATCACATCACGCTGCACACAGAGCACATTACGCCAGGTAAAAGCTAAAAGCAAGGGCACTTAGTAAGCCACTCAGAAGCAACAATCCAATTCAAAATCTCACAAGACAAGCCACAAGAAGTAGACTGGGAGAACAACCCAATCGCCAAgaaatcatcaacaaaagaaaCCCAATTCAGAATCATTCAAGTCCAGGGGGGGGGAACATACCTTGAGAACGGAGGCGAAGCTCTCGGCCTGCTCAATCTCGGAGAAATGGCGGCTCCACCGGTTCCAGTCCCAATCGGAGCAAGAGCTGCTGGAGGCACCCTCgacaccgccgccgccgcagcggCAGAGCGGAGCCGGGCTCCTGCGGGGCCGGGCGGAGGAGGAGACGCCGGCGTTCCTGCCGAGGGCGGCCCGGGCGccggagccgaggaggaggaggccgggaggaggggcggcggcggcggcggcgggtttCTTGGCCGCCGGCGAGTCGAGGAGGCAGAAGGGGCTGGCCGCGACCCACGACGCATTGGTCACCGCCATCTCCGTGCCTCTCCCTCGTTCTCCGCGCGAGCGCGATTCGATCGATCTTCGGGGAGGTTCGTGTAGCGAGGGGGTTCCCTTGGTCGTGTATGGACAGCAGCATCGCCAGATAAAAATCGGAATATCCGAACGGGGCCCTCACTTGCgctcactctttttttttttttttttttcattttttgttcttgccTCGCGTTGTCTCGTCGTTGGTGAATTCGATCCACGGCCCCAAAATTTCCGTCTTTTCGTATTAACCCTGCCGAATTAACGTAATTTTCAATAAAAGTTCTCATTTCTCCAGCTTCATTTTCTGACATGAATCGAATCGTACACttatgaaaaacattttaattttatttgttgaaCGAATGGTTTAGAATATCATAAGGATTTGAATCTCTAGACTGTTGGAGATGAGATTATTCCGTTGGTTCGTacaattattttgattttattaatgacTACTATTTTAGATATATCTTAGTACGGGATTATCTAAACGACAAAGTTAAACTAGATTATCGAGCAAGACTTAATAGGCAATAGTCGTAGTGTTAAAGTCATATAAAGACGCTTTATTATTAAAGTCATTCTACGCCGCCGATGTCTTATGTTGCGTGTtggattattttcattttgtattCACGACAgtacaaattgaaaatgaagttCACTTACTATTTCGATGACGTAAAGCCTTCATAGTGGGCTTTTCGCGATTATCTTCTAGAAAGGTCGACTTTTTTGGAAGTGTTTTCGAAGTTCTCGAGATGTGAAACTTCAATTCACTATTTAACTAAACTTGAATGAGCCAAGAAAATTCTTGCAAAGACTCAGAAAAATCAACGGTGATGTAATTATGAAATTGATCGGACATGAGCGGGTTTGGACTGGCTAAGATGGGTGGGtagattcaaaaaaaaaaaaaaaaaaaaactgttcggAGGAGGAACAAATCGGGTATGATTTTGGGCCGGGCTATCCATGGCCCGCCTAGCCCCATCCGTTAATGAAGTTTCATTCTCCGCAACTATACAACACCATggatatttttataataatgtTTTAGGAACAAATCGACATCTTACGTGTAACCCGCCGTTAATTTAAacgtgaataaaaaaatataagtgAATATCCATCTTATCAACCCATCTTATTATCCCTATTTTTCCCTCATTTTGTAGTGTTTGGATTATATGAATGTAAAAAAGTTTATTCCTAAGATTATACACTGGACCTAAGTTGATGAGCAAGCTGGCCCAAGCTCTAGGGCCACGACCTTAATAGCTGTAGCGCCTTCAAAGCTACATTGCCTCACCCAACATTAAAGTGTTTTCAAATATGTATTACTAGTTATATATGAAGGGAATTTCTGATttccaaaaaccggattcgacactaaatcaaatctctaaacttgtgcggaagacgagcccgggaaaaacacatgcattatcaatcctaaggcacatcacataATCGAATATACCTTGTTAGCCATATATTAAGCACCGATGCGATATGAGGAAGATAATTTGGCCATGTTCGATCTGATGAcgccaattcgccttgaaggaaAGATGGGTGTTGCcttttgcttactgttctttctttttggagcGTTTCaagtgagagagggaggaggaacgtacgttacttcaaaaggtgcgttccttcctctttatttccccttatatacgtcccccTTCAAAAATAAACATGTCCCTTCATCGTATCCCTTTATCTATGGGCTATAATCTtgtgggccaggcttttaggcccaatatgggcggacgggccaacttaggcccatcacgtTAATAATTAAAATCATTATCTcacactcgcacatggtgggccgaacatgatcctctttacctctcttcaacatttatactggtgaataatccgtgcgactaGCATACTTTGAAAGTTCATTGTCATATATCTGTTAAGAATATATagtagctcataatgggcatcacactctgagtagatttagtatgtaaTACCCTAGattgatcgatcacatttatatctcttgatctcttttatataattatatatatataaactgcattcataattggtcgactagtgaatacaaaaactacaatgtgattctccaaatttgatcttcctctttccttcaaactctcaattttagttcagcttgcttttctagaaatgtcccattagatcgaatcaactcatgaccattggcaacatcctaagatagcaaacactaaatagaaa
The sequence above is drawn from the Eucalyptus grandis isolate ANBG69807.140 chromosome 11, ASM1654582v1, whole genome shotgun sequence genome and encodes:
- the LOC104426272 gene encoding protein EXECUTER 2, chloroplastic, which produces MAVTNASWVAASPFCLLDSPAAKKPAAAAAAPPPGLLLLGSGARAALGRNAGVSSSARPRRSPAPLCRCGGGGVEGASSSSCSDWDWNRWSRHFSEIEQAESFASVLKFQLEEAIEKEDFHEAAKLKMAIAEATSKDAVADIMAQLKNAIEEERYHEASRLCKHTGSGLVGWWVGCSKDSNDPFGRLIRITPSVGRFVGRSYSSRQLVTASPGTPIFEIFVVKDTDDTYQMQVVYLHRTKGNSVASTSSSSKSSKSQSSKVDETSVADVQENELKTETNDDKGLNIEGATEEGIKSVINFLKDRIPGLKVKVMNVDVAEEVIEDSDSVKQLMQDDDEEAVPLENSEDEDGDVENFQSDEISLGEDSSVKEDEKDLDMKFFIGGVVHNEDTPSKDEFTRLPAELKDIERDSFMLHVPSKGLGHDGGNNKVSKLKVAAIAAQGVSELMPPDVAKAFWAADKVSPKVSRDVREIVKLAVTQAEKRNKLSEFTNFSRITTSKGDLDPFDGLYVGAFGPYGTEVVQLRRKFGQWNGSDNGSSEVEFFEYVEAVKLTGDLNVPAGQVTFRAKIGKRGRTSNRGMFPDELGVVASYKGQGRIAEFGFRNPKWVDGELLQLNGKGMGPYLKGADLGFLYVVPERSFLVLFNRLKLPE